The sequence TTTAGAGGAAATATAAATGGATAAAAAAAATAAAACAGACTTAAACGTCACTGAAAAGCAGCATAAAGGTAAAAAATTCAATCATGAACTTTTAGAATTCATGGCGGGTTTAGGTAAGTCCCTTACTTCTGCAGGAATATCTGTTACGGCTGTTCAATCAATTTTATATGATATAGCTAAAGCTTATGAAGTTAAGGCGGAAATACTTATTTTCACCACTTTTCTAATAATAAAACTGGGAGATGAAGAATCACCTCCTTTAACCACCGTAAACCAAATATCCGGCCTTTCTCACCTAAATCAAGTTTCAGAACTTTATGAATTAATATACTTAGCAGAAAAGGCAGAAATAACGCCAAAAGAAGGACAAGAACGTCTTAAAAAAATAACATGTCAAAAACACCGTTTCGGAGTTTTAGGGATAATATTCGGATATATCTTGTTTGCCTTGGGATTAGGAATGTTGTTACAACCTACCCCTCAACAATTACTTATTTCTGGACTATTAGGAGGAATAGTAAGTTTATTACTAATTTTAAGTGAAAATAAACCTCGATTAACACTTATTTTACCTGTACTAGCAGCATTCATAGTATCCAGCATATTATTTTGGGGAGTAAAAGAAGGACTAATTTTAGTAGGGTCTTTCACCATCTTAGTTCCAGCTCTGGCCTATTTCTTACCAGGGGCCACCCTCACCACAGGTATGTTTGAGCTGGCCTCTGGAGACATGATTTCTGGAGCAAGTAGAACTATATACGGTGTTACTATCTTGTTTTTACTATTATTTGGTGTTTTAATTGGTGTTCAGATTACTGGATTGTCTCAACATGATCTAATTGTAAATTCAATTCCCATCAGCACTTTTGGATGGGTTCCATTAATTGGTATCCTTTTATTTGCTATGGGAATGTTTTTATTCATGTCAATGCGAACCAAAGACTTGCCCTGGGTTATATTGGTCCTTTACATCGCTTTTTTTGGTCAGCAAGTTGGAAACTATTTTATTGGGAGTTTTTTCGGTGCATTTTTAGGTTCTCTCTTTATGACAGTGAGCGGCACCCTAATCGGCCGTTCACCCAAAAGAACACCCAGTTTTGTATCCACCATATCTGCTTTTTGGTTCCTAGTTCCAGGATCTCTAGGATTCATTGGCCTGGCCACATTAATCGGGCAAAATTATTTTACAGCCGTAAATAATTTGATTTTACTTATTATGACTGTAGTGGCCATATCATTGGGCCTTTTGATAGGTGCAGCCATTGCTGAGCCATTAAGATTACAGAAAATAAGGTCGAAATTGTATAAAGATAGCAAATAATGGAAAAATGGGAAAATAATTAATTTAAATAATTGATTTAATTGTAGTTGATTTGATTGTAAATTAATTTAATTTAAGTTATCCTATAATCAAATGGAGGCCATTCCACCATAGATAAACCGCAAATACCAATAGCAGGACACCCATACATCGCATGATGTAAATATAGGATTTTCCCGTTAGAAAATCTCTTGATTTACCAACTAAAACTGCTAACAATATTTTAGAGCCTATCAGAAATACATAGAATCCAAAAAAGAACCATATCGGAGAATAAGGATTTACTTGATAAGCCGCGATGGTAATTGGGCCCCCTACAGTTATCCAAAAGATATAGGGATTGGGACTTAGAAAATTCACAGCGGCCCCTTTCAAAAAAGATCTAGGTTCTTCCATATCAAAGTTTTCTTCAATTCCATGGGTTTTAAAGCTTTCATATGCCAAATAAACCAGATAAAATCCACCAATTATAGATATTAATCCTAAAATACTACTATTTTGAGATAAATAAGACAATAATAGTAAGGTAACAATTATAATTGGTATGTCCGTTATTATTGGTGCACAGGCCACTTTTATGCCTTCCCGGTAACCGTGTTTCAGGGTTTGAGATATTATTAACACCATTAGGGGGCCTGGAGAGAATCCAGCTGAAAATCCAAGGGATATCCCGGCAATTAAGAGTCCAATCATTAATACACCTTAATTATTTGAAAAATTGAATAATAGTTTAAATTAAAAAAATAATGAAAATAACTTTATCTGCTATAAATCCTAAGCTAAATAATTAATAATAGATTTTAATGTTTATTTTATAAAATAAATACATGCATAATATAGAATACGTAATAGATGTTTCTATTTTTAAATATTATCTTTTGTCTGCTTAAGAGCAAGTTCAACAACATCTTTTAATTCTATGTTTTCAAATGGTTTAAGTACGTACCCAAGAGGTTTTGTAGCTAAGGCACGTTCTTGAGTAGCATTTTCAGAATTAGCAGTCAAATATATAAACGGAATATCCGATTTACGGAGCTCTTCCGCCGCAGTAATTCCATCAATATCTCCTTTTAATATAATATCCATTAAAACCAAATCTGGAAGCAGTTCTAATGATTTTTCAATTGCTTCCTCACCTCTACAAGCAATATAAACCACTTCATGGCCCAAGGCCTCCAGGGTGTATTTTAAGTCCATGGCACCTATGCCTTCATCTTCTACAATAAGAATTCTTGCCAAATTAGTATCTCCACATTATTAATTCAATATTCAGTATTGCTTTTTTTATAATATAAATTAGTACATTTTAAAGGCTTTTAAATTTTATATTTAGAATAAATTTTAATTTCCAGGCCAATTTTAGAAAAATTAATTTAATACATCCTACAAAAATAAAAAATAGTATAAAATAGAGGGGTATTAAGATGAATGACACTATGAATGGATTATTATTGATGGTATTAGGTGTATTGTTAGCTATTTTATATTTTGCACTGCCGCCACAGTGGTTTGTGTATGCCTACTGGGCAGCTATACTAATATTCGTGCTTTATGGGTTCTATATGTTCCGAAAAAGATAATATTTCCTAAAATTTTTTATTTTTATTTTCTCTGTCCGATTCAGTCTTCCATAAATAATTGCCAGATTTCTATTTTTACTATTTCATTTAAATAGTACAATTATATTAACTAAAACCTCCACATTAATATTAAATAAAGCTTGTAAATAGGAGGAAATAGATATGGCAGAGGGAAATAATGTTTTGTTAGGGATTTTGGCTATAATTTTAGGTATTTTACTTATGGCATTCCCATTATTAGGAGTTTTTACCGCCAGTATCATTACTGGACTGGGAATAATATTCATTGGTATATGGTTGATTGCACACAGTTTTGGAACCTGGGAAGCCAGTAAAGCCATCAGTATTGTATCTTTAATACTGGGTATTATTGGCATAGTTGTGGGAATAGGTTTATTTGGAAAAATAGTGGCCTTCAGCATATTTGCCAGTATGATAATTTACTTAGGTGGATTTTTCCTAATAATCACTGGAATAATAGCTTTCTTCAGCGGTGCCGGCTCTTCTCCAAAATTAAGGGGCCTGAGCGGAATAATATTAGGTATTTTATACATCATAATAGGATTATATGCTCTTGATCCGTTCTATTTAGGTGCTTTAATCGGAATCTTCCTATTATTAGAAGGAATATTCATGATATTCTTACCTAAAGCTGAATAAACAAAAATAAAAACTATTAATATTTTTTTTATTTTATTTTAAAATATTTTATTTTTAAAAAAAATTATGAATTTATCTTTTTTAGTCTTTTTCTTTAATTAATTAGATTTGCTGACACTGTGGACAGATATAAGAAGATTTAATTAATTACAACTGCTGGCACTGTGGACAGATATAAGATGATGTGCTTCCTGTTTTAATTTTTTCTATGATAGTTCCACATACTGGACATGGCTTTTCTCATTGTAGGCCACTAAAAAATAGTCCCGGGTAAATCCCCATTCTTTAGCGTGAAAATCTTTTTCATAATAAAGTCCGCCTTTATCCAGTGCATCACTCAAGTTTTCAATCATTATTTCATAAAAATTTTCAATTTGAGCATCTTCTAATTCATTGGCCAGTTTTTGAGGGTGAATTTTAGCTTTAAATAATATATCGTGAATGTAAACGTTCCCAATTCCCCCAATTTTCCTTTGGTTTAAAATCAGGTTTTTGATTTGTGAACGGCCTTTAATAAGCTTTTTAAAGTGTTCTAAAGTAAAATTAGAATCCAAAGGAGATATGGCAATGTCTTTGGTGGCCTTATGTTGATTAAGTTCATTATTGGAAACTAGCTCAGAACGTCCAATCCACCAGAACCTGCATGAGAACCCTGTTTCATCAGTGAACGAGAAGCGGATTTGATAGTCTTCTGGCCATTCTTGGCCTTTTGAGTGATAAAATAAATCAGTTCCCATTCCCAGGTTTAATAGAAGATGATAATCATCAGATAACTTTATAAAAATCCATTTTCCTTTGTTATAAACATTTGAAACCTTTTTGCCCTGAATTAATTCTGCAAATTCACTAGGCCCCATATTTAGAATCTTTTCCTGAACAATATCTGCGGAAGCAAATTCCTTATCTTTCAATTCTTCGTTCATTTGACGAGAAAAAATAATTATCTCAGGTAGTTCTGCCATTTATGAAGTTCCTTTCAATTATACTGCTATCTATGATACTGTTTTGTACTATTCAAATATTCTCATTTTCATCAATGACTTTCTGCACCAGAGCCGAATCTACATAGGCCCTAACTTCTACAATAATATCATTTTCAAATCGTGTGATCCAGCAGTAAGTATTGTTGAATGGTTTTCCATTTAGAGCCGTAGATAAGGATTCCATTTCCACAATAGCCACATCAACGTCTATATAAATATTTTTAACTTCTAGAATAACTCCTTCTTTTAATATTTTGTTTAATCGGCCAAATGTGTGCAAAATAAAGTCATCTTTACTGTGATAAGTCCCGGCCAAAGGATGATTTCCCATTACCGTCCATTTAACATCAGGGGCCACTTGTTGGAAAAAAAGTTCATTTTGGCCTGTTTTAAGGTGGTTAAATAAGTTTTTCACTTTTTCATGAGTTAAAGACATTTTATAGCTCCTTTAATTGGATAAAATCTAATTATTTTAATGGATTAAATATCTAATAAATATTATTAATTCCATTAATATAGAAATATTTTGATATAATTTAACTAACGAACGGTAGGAGATCAAGCGAAACACTTTAAAACCCCTTAAAAATAGATAAAAATTTAAATTATGAGTTTTATTAGTATTATAACCTTTTTTTGTACCCTAATTCATTAAATATAAGTTTAAATTCAGTTTCTTGACTTTTATCAAGATGTATATCACCTTCTAATTGTCCAACCAAACTGTGAACAATTTGTAAGCCCAGTGCATCCGGGTTTTTA is a genomic window of Methanobacteriaceae archaeon containing:
- a CDS encoding ketosteroid isomerase, translated to MSLTHEKVKNLFNHLKTGQNELFFQQVAPDVKWTVMGNHPLAGTYHSKDDFILHTFGRLNKILKEGVILEVKNIYIDVDVAIVEMESLSTALNGKPFNNTYCWITRFENDIIVEVRAYVDSALVQKVIDENENI
- a CDS encoding threonine/serine exporter family protein, producing MDKKNKTDLNVTEKQHKGKKFNHELLEFMAGLGKSLTSAGISVTAVQSILYDIAKAYEVKAEILIFTTFLIIKLGDEESPPLTTVNQISGLSHLNQVSELYELIYLAEKAEITPKEGQERLKKITCQKHRFGVLGIIFGYILFALGLGMLLQPTPQQLLISGLLGGIVSLLLILSENKPRLTLILPVLAAFIVSSILFWGVKEGLILVGSFTILVPALAYFLPGATLTTGMFELASGDMISGASRTIYGVTILFLLLFGVLIGVQITGLSQHDLIVNSIPISTFGWVPLIGILLFAMGMFLFMSMRTKDLPWVILVLYIAFFGQQVGNYFIGSFFGAFLGSLFMTVSGTLIGRSPKRTPSFVSTISAFWFLVPGSLGFIGLATLIGQNYFTAVNNLILLIMTVVAISLGLLIGAAIAEPLRLQKIRSKLYKDSK
- a CDS encoding DUF308 domain-containing protein, which encodes MAEGNNVLLGILAIILGILLMAFPLLGVFTASIITGLGIIFIGIWLIAHSFGTWEASKAISIVSLILGIIGIVVGIGLFGKIVAFSIFASMIIYLGGFFLIITGIIAFFSGAGSSPKLRGLSGIILGILYIIIGLYALDPFYLGALIGIFLLLEGIFMIFLPKAE
- a CDS encoding response regulator, whose translation is MARILIVEDEGIGAMDLKYTLEALGHEVVYIACRGEEAIEKSLELLPDLVLMDIILKGDIDGITAAEELRKSDIPFIYLTANSENATQERALATKPLGYVLKPFENIELKDVVELALKQTKDNI
- a CDS encoding LysE family translocator, producing the protein MIGLLIAGISLGFSAGFSPGPLMVLIISQTLKHGYREGIKVACAPIITDIPIIIVTLLLLSYLSQNSSILGLISIIGGFYLVYLAYESFKTHGIEENFDMEEPRSFLKGAAVNFLSPNPYIFWITVGGPITIAAYQVNPYSPIWFFFGFYVFLIGSKILLAVLVGKSRDFLTGKSYIYIMRCMGVLLLVFAVYLWWNGLHLIIG
- a CDS encoding DNA-formamidopyrimidine glycosylase family protein, producing MAELPEIIIFSRQMNEELKDKEFASADIVQEKILNMGPSEFAELIQGKKVSNVYNKGKWIFIKLSDDYHLLLNLGMGTDLFYHSKGQEWPEDYQIRFSFTDETGFSCRFWWIGRSELVSNNELNQHKATKDIAISPLDSNFTLEHFKKLIKGRSQIKNLILNQRKIGGIGNVYIHDILFKAKIHPQKLANELEDAQIENFYEIMIENLSDALDKGGLYYEKDFHAKEWGFTRDYFLVAYNEKSHVQYVELS